In one window of Eretmochelys imbricata isolate rEreImb1 chromosome 21, rEreImb1.hap1, whole genome shotgun sequence DNA:
- the ADIPOR1 gene encoding adiponectin receptor protein 1 — translation MFKDTEAQDLLCVDQMSSRKGSATSQGNGLSNSSREGDDLELAELGPLLEEKGDQGAASSASTKEQPCTAPQEEEEEEEEEVVRVLTLPLQAHHAMEKMEEFVYKVWEGRWRVIPYDVLPDWLKDNDYLLHGHRPPMPSFRACFKSIFRIHTETGNIWTHLLGFVLFLFLGILTMLRPNMYFMAPLQEKVVFGMFFLGAVLCLSFSWLFHTVYCHSEKVSRTFSKLDYSGIALLIMGSFVPWLYYSFYCSPQPRLIYLSIVCVLGISAIIVAQWDRFATPKHRQTRAGVFLGLGLSGVVPTMHFTIAEGFVKATTVGQMGWFFLMAVMYITGAGLYAARIPERFFPGKFDIWFQSHQIFHVLVVAAAFVHFYGVSNLQEFRYGLEGGCTDDSLL, via the exons ATGTTCAAGGACACAGAAGCTCAAGACCTTTTGTGTGTTGACCAGATGTCGTCCCGCAAAGGGTCAGCAACCAGCCAAGGAAATGGACTTTCCAACAGCAGCCGAGAAGGAGATGATTTGGAGCTGGCAGAACTGGGGCCGCTGCTAGAGGAGAAGGGAGACCAGGGAGCTGCCAGTTCAGCCAGT ACGAAGGAGCAGCCATGCACAGcaccacaggaggaggaggaggaggaggaggaggaggtggttcGTGTGCTGACTCTACCTCTGCAGGCTCATCACGCTATGGAAAAGATGGAGGAATTTGTGTATAAG GTGTGGGAAGGGCGCTGGAGGGTGATTCCCTACGATGTGCTCCCGGACTGGCTGAAGGATAACGATTACCTCCTGCATGGACACAGACCCCCTATGCCATCCTTCAGAGCCTGCTTCAAGAGCATCTTCCGAATACACACTGAGACGGGCAACATCTGGACTCACTTGCTAG GTTTTGTGTTGTTCCTCTTCTTGGGGATTCTGACCATGCTCAGGCCCAACATGTACTTCATGGCCCCCCTTCAGGAGAAGGTGGTGTTCGGGATGTTCTTCCTTGGCGCGGTGCTGTGCCTCAGCTTTTCCTGGCTTTTCCACACAGTCTACTGCCACTCGGAGAAGGTCTCCCGGACGTTTTCAAA GTTGGATTACTCGGGAATAGCACTGCTGATTATGGGGAGCTTTGTGCCCTGGCTCTATTACTCATTCTACTGCTCACCGCAGCCTCGGCTCATCTACCTCTCCATTGTCTGTGTCCTGGGCATCTCCGCAATCATTGTCGCTCAGTGGGACCGGTTTGCGACCCCCAAGCACAGACAGACCCGAGCAG ggGTAtttttggggctggggctgagtggCGTCGTGCCCACCATGCACTTCACCATCGCTGAGGGGTTTGTGAAAGCCACCACCGTGGGCCAGATGGGCTGGTTCTTCCTCATGGCTGTGATGTACATAACAGGAGCAGGATTGTATGCTGCCCGCATCCCAGAGCGCTTCTTTCCTGGCAAGTTTGACATCTGG TTCCAGTCACATCAGATCTTCCACGTGCTGGTGGTGGCTGCAGCCTTTGTCCACTTCTACGGAGTCTCAAACTTGCAAGAATTTCGCTATGGACTTGAAGGGGGATGCACGGACGATTCCCTACTCTGA